Within Phycisphaerales bacterium, the genomic segment AGTCGCGGAGAGAGTGCTCACTCCGGCAACGTACCGCGCCGCGCTGCGGTTGTCAGGGGCCTACTTGCTGACCAGTTCTCCCAGGCGCGTAGCCGCTCGGGCGTAGCGCTTCCGAAAGTCCTCGGGCGACATCCTGGCGGCATTCGCAAGCTTTTCGAGCATCACCGGGTTATCCAGGTCGGACTTCTCCAGGCGAATACTGTACGCCCGCCCCACCATGTACTCGTCGGAGTTGATATCGACGAGCCGTGTTCGGATGCGGTTGTTATCCGGGTCAATGATGTCGTGGAACTGGAGTACATTGAGATTGCCGTTGACCAGGGAGACGAGCGCGCCGACATGGTCGTATTGTGGCTCAGTGAAAAGTCGGATGCTGTGGTAGCCCAGGGCACGGCAATAGGCCATGTCGAAGGGGGTCGGATCCGCGGAGCGGAGTTCATAGCCAATATTGTGTGATACCAGCGCGAGACTCTCGCCACGGGCACTGAAACGGTTCTGGAGTTCACGCTTCAAAATATCGAGCAGTGGGAACTCCGCCAGCCGTGGATGACCGGCCGCGTCCACCGGGACCTCCCGCCCCAGCAAGCGCTGCAGTTCCTCGCGGTCGCCCAGGCGATAAGCGAGACCCTCTGCAATGACCGCGACCCCATCTGGCCGCCCGAGGACCTGCCGCTTCAGCAGGGAGCATTCGAGGACATCCACGAGGTTCGAAAGTGAACTTCGCGGCTCGAACTCCTCCGGAATCAGCGTCACCGTGGCGCCCGCCGCCTGGCCGATGGCCATCGCGAGCCAGCCGGCGCTGCGGCCCATCGCGTTGACCAGGTACCAACGGCCGGTTGTCTGGGAATCGGACATCAGGTTCTTGACGAGTTGTGCACCGACGAAGCGGGCCGTCGAGAATCCGAAGGTGGGTTGGTTCTGGGGCAGTGGCAGGTCGTTGTCGATGGTCTTGGGACAGTGTACGACGCGCAGGTTGGCATCGGGTGCTTCGGACAGGAAGCGTGCGCTCAGCGCCGTGTCGTCCCCGCCGATCGTGAGCAGGTGGTTGATGCCGAGCATCTTCAGATTCCGGAGTGCGACTCCGATTTTGTGCTGGTCCACCTCGACACGGGCGCTGTGCTTGATCGAGTGCTCGTTCAACAGGTTCGTGCGGGCCGTGCGGAGGATGGAGCCGCCGTCAAAATGAATACGAGCCACACGCCCGATCTCCAGCCGCGTGGTATGGAGCGGTGCGTCGAAACTGTCCGCCACCAGGTGCCGGAAGCCGTCGAAGAATCCGAC encodes:
- a CDS encoding 6-phosphofructokinase, producing the protein MAKRLGIIVGGGPAPGINAVIGAATIQAINCGFEVVGFFDGFRHLVADSFDAPLHTTRLEIGRVARIHFDGGSILRTARTNLLNEHSIKHSARVEVDQHKIGVALRNLKMLGINHLLTIGGDDTALSARFLSEAPDANLRVVHCPKTIDNDLPLPQNQPTFGFSTARFVGAQLVKNLMSDSQTTGRWYLVNAMGRSAGWLAMAIGQAAGATVTLIPEEFEPRSSLSNLVDVLECSLLKRQVLGRPDGVAVIAEGLAYRLGDREELQRLLGREVPVDAAGHPRLAEFPLLDILKRELQNRFSARGESLALVSHNIGYELRSADPTPFDMAYCRALGYHSIRLFTEPQYDHVGALVSLVNGNLNVLQFHDIIDPDNNRIRTRLVDINSDEYMVGRAYSIRLEKSDLDNPVMLEKLANAARMSPEDFRKRYARAATRLGELVSK